The Candidatus Limnocylindrales bacterium genome has a segment encoding these proteins:
- a CDS encoding DUF2238 domain-containing protein: MPQSTQIQVSRRSYPLVLFVLLVLITIVLGISPHDRADWLLENALMLGGVAILVATSRSFPLSKVSYTLIFAFLCLHSVGAHYTYALVPYHDWLEALGAAPAAEGRNHYDRFVHLCYGLLLAYPVREVFVRVADAKGFWGYYLPLDVVMATSMLYELIEWGAAEFFGGDLGVAYLGSQGDPWDAQKDMALAALGAIVAVLVTAAINWHFQQDFARAWAESLRVKHREPLGEISLARNLEARER, from the coding sequence GTGCCGCAATCCACGCAAATCCAGGTCTCCCGCCGGTCCTATCCGCTCGTTCTGTTCGTGCTTCTGGTGCTGATCACGATAGTCCTCGGAATCTCGCCGCACGACCGCGCGGACTGGCTTCTCGAGAACGCCCTGATGCTTGGCGGCGTCGCCATCCTGGTCGCCACCAGCCGGTCGTTCCCGCTGTCGAAAGTTTCGTACACGCTGATCTTCGCGTTCCTTTGCCTGCATTCCGTCGGCGCTCACTACACCTACGCGCTGGTGCCGTATCACGACTGGCTCGAGGCGCTCGGCGCCGCACCGGCCGCCGAAGGCCGCAACCATTACGACCGCTTCGTACACCTCTGCTACGGTCTGCTGCTCGCCTACCCCGTGCGCGAAGTCTTCGTGCGCGTGGCCGACGCCAAAGGTTTCTGGGGCTATTACCTGCCGCTCGACGTCGTCATGGCGACGTCGATGCTCTACGAGCTCATCGAGTGGGGCGCTGCCGAATTCTTCGGCGGAGATCTCGGCGTCGCCTATCTCGGATCTCAGGGCGATCCGTGGGACGCGCAGAAAGACATGGCGCTGGCCGCGCTCGGAGCCATCGTCGCAGTGCTCGTCACCGCGGCGATCAACTGGCATTTCCAGCAGGACTTTGCGCGCGCCTGGGCCGAGAGCCTTCGCGTCAAGCACCGCGAGCCGCTCGGCGAGATATCGCTCGCCCGAAACCTCGAGGCGCGCGAACGCTGA
- a CDS encoding DUF1566 domain-containing protein — MSILVVLAASAQAADTCGDVNASGTVTSSDALSVLKKAVGQPVTLQCPAAATTLETGQTLCYDQGGEAISCTGTGQDAALKKGVAQSFTDNGDGTISDDNTGLMWEKLSDDDSIHDFDEGLYDWQSAFTQKIATLNSSSFAGHNDWRLPNENELETIRSLGETSPAVFPIFNTGCSAGCTVLTCSCTVSDAYWSSTTYQLDESSAWTVYFDDGDTYATGKTIQNYVRAVRGGF; from the coding sequence GTGTCGATTCTTGTGGTGCTGGCTGCAAGCGCTCAGGCCGCCGATACCTGCGGTGACGTCAACGCCAGCGGTACGGTCACCAGCAGCGATGCGCTTTCGGTGTTGAAGAAAGCGGTCGGACAACCGGTGACACTCCAGTGCCCGGCAGCGGCGACTACTCTCGAGACCGGACAGACGCTCTGCTACGACCAGGGCGGCGAAGCGATTTCATGCACGGGTACCGGCCAGGACGCCGCTCTGAAGAAAGGCGTCGCACAGAGCTTCACCGACAACGGCGATGGTACGATCTCCGACGACAACACCGGCCTGATGTGGGAAAAGCTCTCGGACGACGACAGCATCCACGACTTCGACGAAGGTCTCTACGACTGGCAAAGTGCGTTCACGCAGAAGATCGCCACATTGAATTCGTCGAGCTTCGCCGGTCACAACGACTGGCGTCTTCCGAACGAGAACGAGCTCGAGACGATTCGCAGCCTGGGTGAGACGAGCCCGGCCGTATTTCCGATCTTCAACACGGGATGCAGCGCAGGCTGCACGGTCCTGACCTGCAGCTGCACGGTTTCCGATGCGTACTGGTCGTCGACGACCTATCAGCTCGACGAATCGTCGGCATGGACCGTGTACTTCGACGACGGCGATACCTACGCGACCGGCAAGACGATCCAGAACTACGTTCGCGCGGTGCGCGGCGGCTTCTAG
- a CDS encoding YchJ family protein, which produces MTECPCGSGIALAGCCDRFLTGKQVPETAEQLMRARYTAYTRGQVPFLMDTLHSTNRNEGDEESAKRWAADSEWLGLEIVDTDGGTAADSEGTVEFIARFRDKKGDLQTHHEVSTFVKEDGRWLFKEGHTPEPATVRRSAPKTGRNDPCPCGSGKKFKKCCEKKS; this is translated from the coding sequence GTGACCGAGTGTCCTTGTGGTTCAGGTATCGCGCTTGCCGGCTGCTGCGACCGTTTCCTGACCGGAAAGCAGGTGCCCGAGACGGCCGAGCAGCTGATGCGTGCGCGCTACACCGCCTACACGCGGGGTCAGGTTCCGTTCCTGATGGACACGCTGCATTCGACCAACCGGAATGAAGGCGACGAGGAATCGGCGAAGCGCTGGGCTGCCGATTCCGAGTGGCTGGGGCTGGAAATCGTAGACACCGACGGCGGCACTGCCGCGGACTCCGAAGGCACCGTCGAGTTCATCGCGCGTTTTCGCGACAAGAAGGGCGACCTGCAGACGCATCACGAAGTCAGCACCTTCGTGAAGGAAGACGGCCGCTGGCTCTTCAAGGAAGGCCATACGCCCGAGCCGGCCACGGTGCGACGGTCCGCACCCAAGACGGGCCGCAACGATCCGTGCCCGTGCGGCAGCGGAAAGAAGTTCAAGAAGTGCTGCGAGAAAAAAAGCTGA
- a CDS encoding DUF4215 domain-containing protein — translation MKLWSSYYSLLLLACLGAASPSGAAEPGPVGDEFLAGNVVLPDSQEAFALCRDGNGTTNRLRSIPAETAGDPARIFVERTDSTGTSLPSIPLDSEVWSTWIRCTRAGTFLVGQELPDYSRTTARIRTFDAAGQQLGDFTTRPNQLTFTMAVHATAGLFAIEWTTGDDGDLVTGQWLDYDGEPRTSAVRLTNPYDRRTWPQMPAIDEAGNVLVTWIVNDPENWGNGPVKARMIDVAGSVLGPVIDVSDGFAAETYEAGTTTNETPGLFTVYWYSPLQGGRVGRVISVDPDAIAPPTTTTTLPPSDDAPQFGPERKIGIELAPAGKDLLTSDGAGNWLRRSLLFFHSYDDHLDGYFVFARSRDNGRHWVPGNPASLDMSGQEMAAAPDGTTMISEARGEGNVRVVISSSSGVDWDHETYAVPASLPWSFAEFSFWSSQSAIATDGSGTWAVAWVVSASQRGDWPRLQEQAVFAAFSNDNGASWSPGQQIWLGKSETGVDISVDTNGQGTWVVAWQTVENHAIWSARTTSTSRTWEAPERLLQLEGLGYYDRTWFDFSPNVPVGSLDLRHADADRWLISFASRSVSSDDADGDIFVLRSEDDGVSWSQPLAVNGYAGTDGATDDSPSLAIDAAGEAMVVWRSYDSLGGRIGTDADILRATSTDAGATWSWPAAVNAGASADSAIEDSPLVAAGQNGAWLAMWQSHEFVSQYAEPPRWTERNLMLAAADFHCGDGNVDQAEECDDGNDISGDGCDSNCTVSGCGNGILNDGEECDDGNDLSDDECVEGCRIATCGDGFRLPFVESCDNGATTFDGPCLPGCVRAQCGDGYVEAGIESCDDGNSSNDDGCTTGCRPARCGDGFLWSGHEECDDQNTSDYDGCVAGCRLATCGDGYVSLGVEECDPARPPIPFHPCQNDCRFVPLCDDDQFQSSYSASDALTVLRCAVGLANECSIAVCDLNGNGTVTVIDAQMALRVAVQGLPHRTCAPVADASTTVAFSFDDRSTFGSMQFAVSFPPELGTFRDDHGRNDCSSHLLGVFSAAGAPETADLMVGSISLNGFKGPAEIMSCTFHFSRHSPPEARDFRIHLLDATGIDGLPYDGSPKLHVTLR, via the coding sequence ATGAAACTTTGGTCGTCCTACTATTCGCTCCTGCTTCTTGCTTGTCTCGGTGCCGCGAGCCCATCGGGCGCAGCCGAACCCGGACCGGTCGGCGACGAGTTCCTGGCCGGCAACGTCGTGCTTCCGGATTCGCAGGAGGCGTTCGCGCTCTGTCGCGATGGAAACGGAACGACCAATCGCCTGCGTTCGATTCCGGCGGAGACTGCGGGTGATCCGGCTCGTATTTTCGTCGAACGAACCGATTCGACCGGGACTTCACTGCCGTCGATTCCGCTCGACTCGGAAGTCTGGAGCACGTGGATCCGCTGCACGCGCGCGGGAACGTTCCTCGTCGGACAGGAGCTGCCGGACTACAGCCGTACGACTGCGCGGATCCGGACTTTCGATGCAGCCGGACAGCAACTCGGAGACTTCACGACCCGGCCGAATCAGCTGACCTTCACCATGGCCGTGCATGCGACCGCCGGCCTGTTCGCGATCGAATGGACGACCGGCGACGACGGAGACCTCGTTACCGGACAGTGGCTCGACTACGACGGTGAGCCGCGCACCTCCGCTGTTCGTCTGACCAATCCGTACGACCGACGCACGTGGCCGCAAATGCCCGCAATCGACGAAGCGGGCAACGTGCTCGTCACGTGGATCGTCAACGATCCGGAAAACTGGGGTAACGGACCCGTAAAGGCGCGGATGATCGACGTGGCCGGCAGCGTACTCGGCCCCGTGATCGATGTAAGCGACGGATTCGCTGCGGAGACGTACGAGGCAGGAACGACGACGAACGAGACTCCCGGACTTTTCACGGTGTACTGGTATTCGCCGCTGCAGGGAGGTCGCGTCGGGCGGGTCATCAGCGTCGATCCCGACGCGATTGCACCGCCAACGACGACAACGACGCTGCCGCCGAGCGACGATGCGCCGCAGTTCGGTCCAGAGCGCAAGATCGGAATCGAGTTGGCTCCCGCGGGAAAAGATCTGCTGACCTCCGACGGCGCCGGCAATTGGCTGCGCCGCTCGCTTTTGTTCTTCCATTCGTATGACGACCATCTGGACGGATACTTCGTATTCGCACGCTCGAGAGACAACGGCCGTCACTGGGTCCCCGGCAACCCCGCGAGTCTGGATATGAGCGGCCAGGAGATGGCGGCAGCGCCGGACGGCACAACGATGATTTCCGAAGCGAGAGGAGAGGGGAACGTGCGCGTGGTCATCTCGAGCAGCAGCGGAGTTGACTGGGACCACGAGACGTACGCAGTCCCCGCATCGCTTCCGTGGTCGTTCGCAGAGTTTTCTTTCTGGTCGAGCCAGAGCGCGATCGCGACCGACGGTTCAGGGACGTGGGCGGTCGCATGGGTGGTGTCCGCGAGTCAGCGCGGCGACTGGCCACGACTGCAGGAGCAAGCCGTGTTTGCCGCTTTCAGCAACGACAACGGAGCGAGCTGGAGCCCGGGGCAGCAGATCTGGCTCGGCAAATCGGAGACCGGCGTCGACATCAGCGTCGATACCAACGGCCAAGGCACGTGGGTCGTCGCATGGCAGACCGTCGAGAACCATGCGATCTGGTCCGCTCGAACGACGAGCACGAGTCGTACGTGGGAGGCCCCCGAGCGTCTGCTTCAGCTCGAAGGATTGGGGTACTACGACCGCACGTGGTTCGACTTCAGTCCGAATGTGCCCGTGGGATCACTGGATCTACGCCATGCCGACGCTGACCGCTGGCTGATCTCTTTCGCGAGCAGGTCGGTCTCTTCCGACGATGCCGACGGTGACATTTTCGTGCTGCGATCCGAGGACGACGGTGTGAGCTGGTCCCAGCCGCTGGCCGTCAACGGCTATGCAGGTACCGACGGCGCCACCGACGACAGTCCCTCGCTTGCCATCGATGCTGCCGGCGAGGCGATGGTCGTGTGGAGATCCTACGACTCTCTCGGAGGCCGCATCGGCACCGACGCGGATATTCTTCGCGCGACTTCGACGGACGCAGGAGCAACCTGGAGCTGGCCGGCAGCGGTCAACGCCGGAGCGTCCGCCGATTCGGCGATCGAGGATTCGCCCCTCGTCGCCGCGGGTCAAAACGGTGCGTGGCTTGCGATGTGGCAGAGCCACGAGTTTGTCTCTCAATACGCAGAGCCGCCCCGATGGACGGAGCGCAATCTGATGCTCGCCGCCGCGGACTTCCACTGCGGCGACGGCAACGTCGACCAAGCCGAAGAGTGCGACGACGGAAATGACATCAGCGGCGACGGTTGCGACAGCAACTGCACGGTCAGCGGCTGCGGCAACGGCATCCTCAACGACGGCGAGGAATGCGACGACGGCAACGACCTGTCCGATGACGAATGCGTCGAAGGCTGCCGCATCGCGACGTGCGGCGACGGATTCCGGCTTCCGTTCGTCGAGTCCTGCGACAACGGTGCCACGACGTTCGACGGCCCGTGTCTGCCCGGCTGCGTCCGCGCCCAGTGCGGCGACGGCTACGTCGAGGCAGGCATCGAGTCCTGCGACGATGGGAATTCCTCTAACGACGACGGCTGTACGACCGGCTGCCGGCCGGCGCGCTGCGGTGACGGTTTTCTGTGGAGTGGTCACGAAGAGTGCGACGATCAGAACACCAGCGACTACGACGGCTGCGTCGCGGGTTGCCGCCTTGCGACTTGCGGCGACGGCTACGTGTCGCTCGGCGTGGAAGAATGCGACCCGGCCAGGCCGCCGATTCCGTTCCATCCGTGTCAGAACGACTGCCGGTTCGTACCTCTTTGCGACGATGACCAGTTTCAGTCCTCGTACTCGGCGTCGGATGCGCTGACTGTCCTTCGTTGTGCGGTGGGCCTCGCCAACGAGTGTTCGATCGCCGTCTGTGACCTGAACGGCAATGGAACGGTTACGGTGATCGATGCGCAGATGGCGCTCAGGGTTGCCGTGCAGGGACTGCCGCATCGCACCTGTGCGCCGGTGGCCGATGCTTCCACGACGGTCGCCTTTTCTTTCGATGACCGGAGCACGTTCGGATCAATGCAGTTCGCCGTCAGCTTCCCGCCCGAGCTCGGTACGTTCCGGGACGACCACGGACGAAACGATTGCAGCAGCCACCTGCTGGGCGTTTTTTCCGCGGCCGGTGCACCGGAGACGGCAGACCTGATGGTCGGAAGCATCTCGCTGAACGGCTTCAAGGGGCCGGCCGAGATTATGTCCTGCACGTTCCATTTTTCGCGCCACAGCCCACCGGAGGCGCGCGATTTCAGGATTCATCTTCTCGACGCGACCGGCATCGATGGATTGCCTTACGACGGGAGCCCGAAGCTGCACGTGACGCTGCGTTAA
- a CDS encoding serine hydrolase domain-containing protein, protein MNVPERSEPEAHGQVQGHVEPGFERVRDAFETNFAEGREVGASFAVELDGKLVVDLWGGFADRGRSRPWETDTLANVWSTTKGFSSLCIAMLVDRGRLSYEQTVASVWPEFAAAGKEHLTVGQVMSHQGGLSGATTKLSARDYADHDAMAERLAAQAPMFEPGQSGYHAVTHGFLAGELVRRTVGRSLGRFFAESVAVPLGADAWIGLPESEDGRVCEMLRAHVLAGTLQPALPPHPAARAALANPPLDGELPNERWWRAAEIPAANAQTNARAIAKIYAMIARGGESGGRRYLSAETIAEATRERVASTDLVLGFPMRWGAGFLLNDGVIYGPNPRSFGHSGWGGSFGCADPDAKLGIGYAMNQMFANVRGDPRSLGLLQAVYESL, encoded by the coding sequence ATGAACGTACCCGAACGCAGCGAGCCCGAAGCTCACGGCCAGGTGCAAGGCCACGTCGAACCCGGTTTCGAGCGCGTGCGAGACGCTTTCGAAACCAACTTCGCCGAGGGCCGCGAGGTCGGCGCATCGTTCGCCGTCGAGCTCGACGGCAAGCTGGTCGTCGATTTGTGGGGAGGATTCGCCGACCGCGGCCGCTCGCGGCCGTGGGAGACGGATACGCTTGCGAATGTGTGGTCGACGACCAAGGGATTCAGCTCGCTGTGCATCGCGATGCTGGTCGACCGCGGCCGGCTCTCGTACGAGCAGACCGTCGCGAGCGTGTGGCCGGAATTTGCCGCTGCCGGAAAGGAGCACCTGACGGTAGGTCAGGTCATGAGTCATCAGGGCGGACTTTCCGGTGCAACCACAAAGCTTTCCGCTCGCGACTACGCCGACCATGACGCCATGGCCGAGCGGCTGGCCGCGCAGGCGCCAATGTTCGAGCCCGGACAGTCGGGCTACCACGCCGTCACGCACGGGTTTCTTGCCGGCGAGCTGGTGCGCCGCACCGTCGGGCGTTCGCTCGGGCGTTTCTTTGCGGAGTCGGTTGCCGTTCCGCTCGGCGCCGATGCCTGGATCGGGCTTCCGGAAAGCGAGGACGGCCGCGTTTGCGAGATGCTTCGTGCGCACGTCCTGGCCGGCACGCTGCAGCCAGCGCTTCCGCCGCATCCGGCCGCGCGCGCCGCGCTCGCGAATCCGCCGCTCGACGGCGAATTGCCGAACGAGCGCTGGTGGCGTGCAGCCGAGATTCCTGCTGCCAATGCGCAGACCAATGCGCGCGCGATCGCAAAGATCTACGCGATGATCGCGCGCGGCGGCGAGTCGGGCGGCCGGCGCTATCTGTCGGCCGAAACGATTGCCGAGGCTACGCGCGAGCGGGTGGCCTCGACCGATCTCGTGCTCGGATTCCCGATGCGCTGGGGCGCCGGCTTCCTGCTGAACGACGGCGTGATCTACGGGCCGAACCCGCGGTCGTTCGGGCATTCGGGCTGGGGCGGATCGTTCGGCTGCGCGGATCCGGACGCGAAGCTCGGCATCGGCTACGCAATGAACCAGATGTTTGCCAACGTGCGCGGCGATCCGCGGTCGCTCGGCCTTCTCCAGGCCGTCTACGAGTCGCTCTAG